From the genome of Myxococcota bacterium:
CGGCGCTTCAATTACCTGCGAGGTCATTGAGCCGCCTCCGCGGCCGCGCGAGAATCCAGGCCGAGAACGAGGAGAAGCACCGTGTCACTCTCGACCCTCCGCGCGCGCCGCGTCGAGTCCTCGCCGTTCCCAGGGCTCCTGAAGGCCGGGCGCAAGCGCCGCAGGCTGTCGCAGCTCGAGCTCGCGCTGCAGTCCGGAGTCTCGCAGCGCCACCTGAGCTTCCTCGAGTCGGGCCGCGCGAAGCCCAGCCGCGCGATGATCCTGCAGCTCAGCGAGACCCTCGAGGTGCCCCTGCGCGAACGCAACGACTGGCTCGTGGCCGCGGGCTTCGCGCCCGTGTTCCGCGCGCGACTCCTGGACGACCCGCAGATGAACCAGGTGATGAGCGCGGTGCGGCTCATGCTCGCGAATCACGAGCCGTTCCCGGCCATCGCCATCGATCGCGCCTGGAACATCCGGCTCGCCAACCGCGCGTTCGAGCGCTTCGAGTCACTTCTGGGCGCGAACGTCTGGGCCCGGGTGGGCGGCGCGGAGCGCAACCTGATGCGCCTCACGTTCCACCCCGGCGGCATCCGCCCGCTGATCGCGAACTGGGCGGAGATCGCGCCGCTGCTCTGGCACCGCGCGAGCCGAGAGGCCGAGGCCGTCGGCGGCCAGGACATGAAGGCCGTGCTGGCCGAGCTCGCGCCCTACCAGTCGAACGAGACTCTCTGGGGCGACGCCGACGCGGCCCTTCTGCCCGTGCTGCCGCTCGTGCTGGAGATCGGCGGCGTACGCATGTCTCTCTTCACGATGATCGCGACCTTCGGCACGCCGCAGGACGTGACCGCCGACGAGCTGCGCATCGAGAGCTTCTTCCCCGCCGACGCGGCGACGGAGCAGCTGTTCCGCTGACTACTGCAGCGGCGCCAGATCGATCTTGTACAGGTCGGCGACGTTCTGCGACAGGATCGCGCGGCGCTGCTCTTCGCTGAGCTGCGCCGCGTGCTCCTTCAGCATCTCCTGCGACCACGGCCAGGTCGAGTCACTGTGCGGGAAGTCGTTGGCCCACATGAGCCGGCGCCAGTTCATCTGATCGGCGCTCTTGAACGCGACCCAGTCGTCCTGGAACGTGGTGTAGATGTGCTCGGAGAAATACTCGGACGGCAGCTTCGAGAGCTGCTGTCCGGCCGGCAGC
Proteins encoded in this window:
- a CDS encoding helix-turn-helix transcriptional regulator; translation: MSLSTLRARRVESSPFPGLLKAGRKRRRLSQLELALQSGVSQRHLSFLESGRAKPSRAMILQLSETLEVPLRERNDWLVAAGFAPVFRARLLDDPQMNQVMSAVRLMLANHEPFPAIAIDRAWNIRLANRAFERFESLLGANVWARVGGAERNLMRLTFHPGGIRPLIANWAEIAPLLWHRASREAEAVGGQDMKAVLAELAPYQSNETLWGDADAALLPVLPLVLEIGGVRMSLFTMIATFGTPQDVTADELRIESFFPADAATEQLFR